One Anolis carolinensis isolate JA03-04 chromosome 4, rAnoCar3.1.pri, whole genome shotgun sequence DNA window includes the following coding sequences:
- the LOC107983277 gene encoding uncharacterized protein LOC107983277 yields MSMQKLKTDEKKMTGRKGSLSEEVNLKDVMKELQKISENQRTLQEQMIDMRKELSEEFIEVKREIKDLQKEMKEVKEDKQKLEKKQDKFQAKLERLEAKNNKLEERQEKLERKELEFQVRVRNIVEEPKENLKQITTQILADLLQIQDEVMEDRIEKVYRVITNYSRKNKVARDVVVQFERRKTREEVLRTSNKNTIHYKGQKVTILKEHPPSTMQKRKKYLFLTEELKKRHIRFRWEWKEGLMATYNQERVWITSEEKAKEFYKNLMKKENGPTTPDPNSERIRKKPRTTSPDNTLYATTLQTSNLISLEEEEAEEEEEEETTQH; encoded by the coding sequence ATGTCAATGCAAAAACTCAAGACAGATGAAAAAAAGATGACCGGAAGAAAGGGGTCCCTCTCTGAGGAGGTAAATCTAAAAGACGTGATGAAGGAACTTCAAAAAATTTCGGAAAATCAAAGAACTCTCCAAGAACAGATGATAGATATGAGGAAGGAATTATCAGAAGAATTCATAGAAGtgaagagagaaataaaagatctacaaaaagaaatgaaagaagtaaAAGAGGATAAACAAAAATTGGAGAAGAAACAAGACAAGTTTCAAGCCAAACTGGAAAGATTAGAAGCAAAGAATAACAAACTGGAGGAAAGACAAGAAAAACTGGAGAGGAAAGAACTAGAATTCCAAGTAAGAGTAAGAAACATCGTGGAAGAGCCAAAAGAAAATCTGAAGCAAATAACGACCCAAATTTTAGCAGACCTACTACAGATACAGGATGAAGTAATGGAGGATAGAATTGAGAAAGTGTATAGAGTAATCACAAATTACTCAAGAAAAAACAAGGTGGCGAGAGACGTAGTCGTACAGtttgaaaggaggaaaacaagagAAGAAGTGTTAAGAACCAGTAACAAAAACACTATCCACTATAAAGGACAGAAAGTAACGATACTGAAAGAACACCCGCCTAGCACAATGCAAAAACGCAAGAAGTATCTATTCCTCacagaagaattaaaaaaacGACATATCAGATTCAGATGGGAATGGAAAGAAGGTCTGATGGCAACGTATAATCAGGAAAGAGTTTGGATaacatcagaagagaaggctaaggaatTCTATAAGAAtttaatgaagaaagaaaatggacCGACCACACCGGACCCAAACTCGGAGAGaataagaaaaaaacccagaaccacCTCCCCAGACAATACCCTCTATGCAACAACCCTACAAACATCAAACCTAATTAgcctagaagaagaagaagcagaagaagaagaagaagaagaaaccaccCAGCactaa